The segment ACCAGCTTTTTACTGAAAGCACAACTAGCCAAGAGCAGGCTCCCCGTCACTATGATTTCGACGGCGCTTACCGCGGCATGTAATTTAAAAATTACGAAATCAAAAAGGCCACCTTCGGGTGGCTTTTTTGTTTAGAAATTTCGCCCGCCCATGCAGATGAATTCAGTTAAATCACTCTTAATACCCCTAAATCCTAGAAGGATTTTAGAAGGGTAATCACTAGTGGGGTTTTGGGGGAATCTTGATTAACGTCAAGATTATCTTTAATCAAATGCTTAAAAATCACGTAACCCCTTTTTAGTGGGGTGATTTTTAAGAATCTATAAAAGTATAAATAGGAGATTTAAATGAGCGGTACGCAAACTACTGGGCCAATTGGAGGCCGTTGGTTTCAGCTACTAATCGGCATTATTTGTATGTCGATGATTGCTAACTTGCAGTATGGTTGGACCTTGTTTGTAAACCCAATTGATGCCAAGTTTGGTTGGGGTCGTGCAGCAATTCAAGTTGCATTCACGATTTTCGTATTGACCGAAACTTGGTTGGTGCCTATTGAAGGCTACCTCGTTGATAAATTTGGCCCACGTCCAGTAGTATTTGGCGGCGGTATCTTGTGCGGCCTCGGCTGGATGATGAATGCCCACGCTGAAACATTAACAATGCTCTACGTAGCAGCTGCTGTTAGTGGTGTTGGTGCAGGTGCTGTTTATGGCACATGCGTTGGTAATGCATTGAAATGGTTCCCAGATCGTCGTGGTTTGGCTGCTGGTATGACTGCGGCTGGCTTCGGTGCTGGTTCTGCATTGACTGTTATTCCAATTGCAAACATGATTGCTAACCAAGGCTACCAAGATGCTTTCTGGTATTTCGGTATCGGTCAGGGCGTAATCGTAGTAGTTCTCAGCTTGTTGCTTTCTAAGCCAGTTAAGAGCGCCATTACAAACGTTAAAGCAGCCGTTGTGCAGACACGTAAAGACTTCCGTCCAATGGAGATGGTGAAGCAGCCAGTATTCTGGATCATGTACATAATGTTCGTGATGGTTGCAGCTGGTGGCTTGATGGCTACTGCTCAGTTGGGCCCAATTGCTAAGGACTTCCAAATTGCTGGCGTAACAGTGAGCTTGATGGGCTTAGCATTACCAGCTTTGACATTTGCATTGACAGTTGATCGTGTATTGAACGGTTTGACACGTCCTTTCTTTGGTTGGGTATCTGACAAGATTGGTCGCGAGCAAACGATGACACTGTGCTTCACTTTTGAGTGCTTGGGT is part of the Polynucleobacter tropicus genome and harbors:
- the oxlT gene encoding oxalate/formate MFS antiporter, yielding MSGTQTTGPIGGRWFQLLIGIICMSMIANLQYGWTLFVNPIDAKFGWGRAAIQVAFTIFVLTETWLVPIEGYLVDKFGPRPVVFGGGILCGLGWMMNAHAETLTMLYVAAAVSGVGAGAVYGTCVGNALKWFPDRRGLAAGMTAAGFGAGSALTVIPIANMIANQGYQDAFWYFGIGQGVIVVVLSLLLSKPVKSAITNVKAAVVQTRKDFRPMEMVKQPVFWIMYIMFVMVAAGGLMATAQLGPIAKDFQIAGVTVSLMGLALPALTFALTVDRVLNGLTRPFFGWVSDKIGREQTMTLCFTFECLGILGLYYLGRDPVMFVLLTGLVFFAWGEIYSLFPSTNADTFGSTYAAGNAGLLYTAKGTASLLVPLSSVLVTATGGWEAVFWVASFLNGTAAILAWFVLRPMRRKLIERSANM